The DNA segment TGTTGGCATTCTTTGTTGCCGCAACACTGAATGAACCGATCCGTGATTCGATCGACGAACTGAAACGACACCGCAGTGTGTTCGAACGACTGATCGCAAGACTGCAGCGAAACTGGGACACGTTGGCAACGAAACGACTGACCCGCCAACTGGCGTCGATCGAATTGGCCGGCCATCGCCGCGAAGTGGCAGGCGACTTGGACCTGCTCGGCCGAGCCTCGCTGTTCCATCTCGTTTCGATGGCTGCGACCACGCCTGGAATCAAGACGCTCGCCCATTGGTTGTCCGGCCCCGCCGTTGCGAAAGTTGCGATCGAGCGAGCCGCAGCCGTCGATGCGCTCGCCCCGATGCGTGAACAGCGACTGCGTTTCTATACGTTGGCTCGCGAAGTCGGCGACAGCACGGGCGACCCCGAGCATTTTACCGAATGGGCCACGGGCGATGCATGGTTGAAGCACCGCGGTTGGCTGTCGACATGGGCAAAACTATCGGTGGTAATCGCCTGCCTGCTATTTGCTGGCGTGGTGCTGGGCAGCATACTTTCAATCTCGGCCATTGTTTTCAAAGCTTCCTTGGTCGGCTTGGTCGCGTTGATCATCGTCAATCTGTTGATCACAACGATGGTGCTGGGGCCTGCCCACCAGATCTTTTCCATTGCGATGGCTAACCGACGGATGGTCAGCGATTACGAAGAGATCTTTTCAGCCGCCGATTGGCTGCCAACGTCAAATACAAAGACAAGTACAAAAACGTCGGACGCCAAAACATCCGAAACGGATGGTGTCCTGACTCGAATCCGATCCAGCATGGTCGACGGCGACCGCTGTGCCGTCGAAGGCATGCGAGCGTTGCAGCGAGTCGCAAAAGCAGGCGCACTGCGTCAGTCCGCAGGCACTTTTTTGCTGTACCTGCCACTACAAGCGTTCGGGTTGTGGGACGTATGGGTTCTAAAACGTCTCGAAGACTGGCAAGCGACGTATCGCGATCAAGTCGCGGGCTGGTTCGATGCACTTGGCGAATTGGAGACGCTCGTTTCCATCGCTGCACTTCGCGATGAATACCCAACTTGGGCCAAGGCAACTTGGATCACAGACCCCGACAAAGCCACGGTCAAAGCAACCGCAATCGGCCATCCACTGCTGCCCGACGGATCACGAGTTCGCAATAACGTCCAAGTCGGTCCTCCGGGAACACTGTTGTTGGTCACCGGCAGCAACATGTCGGGCAAAAGCACGATGCTTCGCAGTGTCGGATTGAGCGTTTCGCTAGCTGGCATTGGGGCACCGGTGTGTGCCGAAAGTTTCGAAACGGCGTCGGTGGAATTGGCAACCAGCATTCGCGTCAGTGATGATGTCAGCGAAGGAGTTTCGTTCTACATGGCGGAACTGAAACGACTAAAAAGCGTGGTGGACTTGGCTCGGCAAATGGCAAAAAATCACGACAGAGTCTGCTTGTTCTTGCTTGATGAAATTCTGCAAGGCACGAACAGTCGCGAACGTCAAATCGCGGTGGTGCAAGTATTACGACACCTAATGGATTCCAAAGCCATCGGCGCAATCACGACGCACGACTTGGAACTGGCGGATGAACCCGAGTTGCAATCGATCGCAACCACCGTCCACTTCCGGGAAACGATTCGCCCAGACGCCGAAGGCAACGAACAGATGACGTTTGATTACCAAATGCGACAAGGTGTTTCGCCGACCACCAACGCGCTGCGTTTGTTAGAAATGGTCGGGCTGGGGAAATAGTACTCAATTTGCCATCGTCGCCGGAGAGCGGAAACCAACATCACCATTCGCTTAGCGATTGACGAAATTAATCAGTGCGCGCAACCGACCAAGGGACCGGCGGTTGAAGTGGAACACCAATCGCGGCATCTCGGCCAAATCGGGTTCGCCACTTTCCTCGGGCAAAGCTCCGCGCTGTTGAAACGAGCCGTCGACGATGATGTCTTCAAACTTGGCTTGAATCTGTCCCATGTGTTCGTCCGACAAACGTCGTTTCAAACGCATGACGACCTGATCGCCCACGTACCGCATGCTGTGATAAACGCGATAAAAACCTAAGACCTCTTCGATCGCTTCGTCGACCGAATTGGTGATCTTGTACAGATTGACGTCGGCGGGACTGATCATTCCATTGCCAAGCAATTGCTTGCGAATGAATTCCCCCAAGTCCTTCCAATAGCTTCCGCCGGGATGGTCCACCAAGACCAACGGAATCATGGTTTGCTTGCCGGTCTGCATCAGCGTGATCGTTTCGAACGCTTCATCGATCGTGCCAAAGCCGCCCGGCATACAAATCACCGCACTGCACTCTTTGACGAACATCAACTTGCGAGTGAAGAAGTACTTCATCGTTACCAGTTTTGCATCGCCTTCGATGTAAGGATTGGCTCCCTGTTCGAAGGGCAACATGATGTTCAAACCCATCGATGCTTCGCGACCGGCACCACGATGACCAGCTTCCATGATGCCACCGCCAGCCCCCGTAATCACCATCCAACCGTGGCCGGCAAATCGCCGACCGATTTCCACAGCGGCTTGATACTCGGGATGCTCGGGCAACGTCCGAGCGGAACCGAAGATCGTCACTTTGCGGCGCCGACGGTAGGGACGAAAGACCGTGAAAGCGTAACGCAGCTCGCGCAACGTCCGTGACAAAATCTTCAAATCGCCTCTTGCGGTCTTGTCCTTTTCCAAACGGTCGACTGTGTGTCGCATGACCCGAAACAGGTCCTGCGAATCGTCGCTTGAAATCGGATCGTCAGCCGGTTGAGGCCGCTTATGCTCGTCCTCGCCAATCGCTTCTTTGGGAAGCGATCTCGAAATATCGACTGGCTGTTCGTCCTGATCCATGAAACTTCGGGGGCAAAGGGAAAGGGTTGTCTGACTCTACTATGGCGGTCAATTATGCGCTGAGCGCTGTGACCGTATCCGCATCAGAGTCTTCATTTTCAGTTTCGGCCGTCACGCTGACTGGAACGATTCCAAACGCTCGCCCCATCACCACCGCAATCGGTGCCGCAGCAAAGCTTAACAGAGCACCCATCTTGACCGAATCCTGGATTGCACCGGGAACCGTAAATGCAGCCACTGAAACAAACAAGGCGACGGTGAATCCTAGCCCTGCGACCATGCCCAGAGTCACCACGTGCCGATAATCCATGCCGGCAGGCTTTTCAAGTTTTAGGCCCTTTTCAGCAAACAACGTCATCAATGTGATGCCCACAGGCTTGCCAACCAACAGTCCGGCCAAAACCAACCAAGTACCTGTCCCCAAGCTGCTCATCACGACACCGGCATTTGCCAGCCCGAAAAGTCCCAGGAAAAACTCGACTGGCAACTTCCAAAAATGCTCGAATTCGTTCAACGTATCGTGGCGGTCAAGTTCCTCTCGGGCAAAGATCCCCAAGTCCGTATGAGCGTGGGGAAGCAATGGAATGATCGGAACTAAACCCAAGGCAGGGTGAATGTTTGCTTGATAAAAACTGAACCAACAAACCGCCCCCGGGCCCAACAGGTAAGCCCAGTGGCTGTGTACTTTTGATCGACGCAGCAACATCGCCCCGCACATGGCAACCACAGTCAACATCAACCATTGCGGCACGATCGGAGCCTGAGGATAGAAGATCGCTAGAATCATCAATCCGGCTGCATCATCGGCGATTGCCAACAGCAACAAGAACGCGATCGCAGGGTGCCCGGCACCAAAGATCACTCTCGCGATCAAGTAACTGAACGCGATGTCGGTTGCACAAGGCACCGCCCACCCGTTGCCCAAACTAGCAGTAGACCCGGTAAGGTACGTACCAACCATATAAACCAGCGCTGGTCCAAGTACGCCACCAACAGTCGCCAGCAGTGGCGTTGCCGCTTTTCGTGGCTCGTTCAGTGATCCACCCGGCAACAAAGATTCCCAAACTTCTTTAGCGGCGATTGCAAAGAACAAAGCCATCAGGATGTCGTTGATGATGAAGTGAAACGAAAGCCCGTGAGTTGCTTGAGAAACAATACCCTGCGGACCTGCGTCCGAATGGCCGGCCGCTTGATCAGCAGAGTGAGGTGCAACTGCCGAAACAAGTGACACATCAGCAGCATGGTCGGCCGACACATTAGCAACATCAACGTGCCCACTC comes from the Rubripirellula reticaptiva genome and includes:
- a CDS encoding MutS family DNA mismatch repair protein is translated as MNESVPAPESAPDLDPHDASDAVARYQSQLETINAKSNELVAKDRLIGKFRVVLFFAAIVFWVVGYSSDNLSGAVYLGWFMLLAFFVAATLNEPIRDSIDELKRHRSVFERLIARLQRNWDTLATKRLTRQLASIELAGHRREVAGDLDLLGRASLFHLVSMAATTPGIKTLAHWLSGPAVAKVAIERAAAVDALAPMREQRLRFYTLAREVGDSTGDPEHFTEWATGDAWLKHRGWLSTWAKLSVVIACLLFAGVVLGSILSISAIVFKASLVGLVALIIVNLLITTMVLGPAHQIFSIAMANRRMVSDYEEIFSAADWLPTSNTKTSTKTSDAKTSETDGVLTRIRSSMVDGDRCAVEGMRALQRVAKAGALRQSAGTFLLYLPLQAFGLWDVWVLKRLEDWQATYRDQVAGWFDALGELETLVSIAALRDEYPTWAKATWITDPDKATVKATAIGHPLLPDGSRVRNNVQVGPPGTLLLVTGSNMSGKSTMLRSVGLSVSLAGIGAPVCAESFETASVELATSIRVSDDVSEGVSFYMAELKRLKSVVDLARQMAKNHDRVCLFLLDEILQGTNSRERQIAVVQVLRHLMDSKAIGAITTHDLELADEPELQSIATTVHFRETIRPDAEGNEQMTFDYQMRQGVSPTTNALRLLEMVGLGK
- a CDS encoding LOG family protein, whose protein sequence is MDQDEQPVDISRSLPKEAIGEDEHKRPQPADDPISSDDSQDLFRVMRHTVDRLEKDKTARGDLKILSRTLRELRYAFTVFRPYRRRRKVTIFGSARTLPEHPEYQAAVEIGRRFAGHGWMVITGAGGGIMEAGHRGAGREASMGLNIMLPFEQGANPYIEGDAKLVTMKYFFTRKLMFVKECSAVICMPGGFGTIDEAFETITLMQTGKQTMIPLVLVDHPGGSYWKDLGEFIRKQLLGNGMISPADVNLYKITNSVDEAIEEVLGFYRVYHSMRYVGDQVVMRLKRRLSDEHMGQIQAKFEDIIVDGSFQQRGALPEESGEPDLAEMPRLVFHFNRRSLGRLRALINFVNR
- a CDS encoding Na+/H+ antiporter NhaA, producing MSSHTKKRGIVRKLIDNSFLLIAGALAALIWANVAHQTGSHSYHDFVHFDVTSIWSGHVDVANVSADHAADVSLVSAVAPHSADQAAGHSDAGPQGIVSQATHGLSFHFIINDILMALFFAIAAKEVWESLLPGGSLNEPRKAATPLLATVGGVLGPALVYMVGTYLTGSTASLGNGWAVPCATDIAFSYLIARVIFGAGHPAIAFLLLLAIADDAAGLMILAIFYPQAPIVPQWLMLTVVAMCGAMLLRRSKVHSHWAYLLGPGAVCWFSFYQANIHPALGLVPIIPLLPHAHTDLGIFAREELDRHDTLNEFEHFWKLPVEFFLGLFGLANAGVVMSSLGTGTWLVLAGLLVGKPVGITLMTLFAEKGLKLEKPAGMDYRHVVTLGMVAGLGFTVALFVSVAAFTVPGAIQDSVKMGALLSFAAAPIAVVMGRAFGIVPVSVTAETENEDSDADTVTALSA